Proteins found in one Pirellulales bacterium genomic segment:
- a CDS encoding Gfo/Idh/MocA family oxidoreductase: MASPKKVRVAIIGLGFGAEFIPIYQNHPHAEMHAICQRSPKKLKQIGDHFGIAKRYTKYEDVLADPDVDVVHINTPIPDHAPQSLAGLRAGKHVACTVPMGTTVEECLAIVEAQRKSGKHYMMMETVVYSREFLYVKQLYESGELGRLQFLRGAHQQEMAGWPGYWEGLPPMHYATHCVSPCLHLPNKRAESVVCHGSGRISEQLTAKYGSPFAVETATIRMADSPLCCEVTRSLFETARQYIESFDVYGDKVTFEWTRIEHEPCVLHRGETPERVTVPDFAHLLPEGIRKFTTKGVYDADEAQHLSFIQGSGHGGSHPHLAHEFLSAIVEDRPPRPDAGTSANWTMTGICAHQSAMKGGERVAIPQT, translated from the coding sequence ATGGCAAGCCCCAAAAAAGTACGCGTGGCGATTATTGGTCTGGGATTCGGGGCTGAGTTCATCCCGATCTACCAGAATCATCCGCACGCCGAGATGCATGCCATCTGTCAACGCTCGCCCAAAAAGCTGAAACAGATCGGCGACCATTTTGGCATCGCCAAGCGATATACGAAATACGAAGACGTGTTGGCCGATCCCGACGTCGACGTCGTACACATCAACACGCCGATCCCCGATCATGCCCCGCAAAGCCTGGCGGGCTTGCGCGCCGGCAAGCACGTGGCCTGCACGGTGCCGATGGGGACCACGGTCGAAGAATGCCTGGCTATCGTCGAGGCACAGCGCAAAAGCGGCAAGCATTACATGATGATGGAGACCGTGGTCTATAGCCGCGAGTTTCTTTACGTCAAGCAACTCTACGAGAGCGGCGAGCTGGGGCGGCTTCAGTTTTTGCGCGGTGCGCACCAGCAAGAGATGGCCGGCTGGCCTGGTTACTGGGAAGGGCTGCCCCCGATGCATTACGCCACGCATTGCGTCAGCCCTTGCTTGCATTTGCCGAACAAGCGGGCCGAAAGCGTTGTTTGTCACGGCTCAGGCCGGATCAGCGAACAACTGACGGCAAAATATGGTTCGCCCTTCGCCGTCGAGACCGCCACGATCCGCATGGCCGATTCGCCGCTGTGCTGCGAAGTGACGCGCAGCCTGTTCGAGACCGCGCGGCAGTACATCGAAAGCTTCGACGTCTACGGTGACAAGGTGACCTTCGAGTGGACGCGCATCGAGCACGAGCCATGCGTGTTGCACCGGGGTGAAACACCCGAGCGCGTGACGGTGCCCGACTTCGCGCACTTGCTGCCTGAGGGGATTCGTAAATTCACGACCAAGGGTGTGTACGACGCGGACGAGGCGCAGCACCTGTCGTTCATTCAAGGGAGCGGTCATGGCGGCTCGCACCCGCATCTGGCGCACGAGTTTCTAAGCGCCATCGTTGAAGACCGTCCGCCGCGCCCTGACGCCGGCACCAGTGCCAATTGGACGATGACCGGCATTTGTGCCCATCAGTCGGCCATGAAGGGAGGCGAGCGGGTCGCCATCCCGCAGACCTGA
- a CDS encoding class I SAM-dependent methyltransferase, translating to MTEQQNAPDDYRWLTSADGEAWLAKAGVDRRSTLIVTAELRRQLSPERTHLVLEQVELRRRARQKFSAAEGMFFTPIGLEQATDEFVASYKARRFPTGAPVADLCCGIGGDLLALAARGPVTGVDRDPAVAVIAAANAKAVLPQATVTVATTDVDRFDIHEFAAWHIDPDRRPEGRRTTRVDLHEPGPEVIDRLRRKCGAGSIKLAPAATLPDAWPAEAELEWISRGGECRQLVCWFGSLARDVGRRRASIIDPRAAEVRSITGAGDEHPPKADALGQYLYEPDAAVLAAELTADLAAEHDLAAITYGIGYLTGDRVLADPALAGFAIHEVLPLDRRRLRAVMRERRIGRLEIKKRGVDIDIEKLRQELKLSGDHSATLVLLPRDGHPTAIVAERLS from the coding sequence ATGACCGAACAACAAAACGCGCCGGACGATTATCGCTGGCTCACGTCCGCGGACGGCGAGGCATGGTTGGCCAAGGCAGGCGTCGATCGACGTTCGACGCTCATCGTGACGGCCGAATTGCGCAGGCAGTTATCCCCCGAACGTACGCACCTGGTGCTGGAACAAGTCGAGCTGCGCCGCCGAGCCCGGCAAAAGTTTTCGGCCGCCGAGGGAATGTTCTTCACGCCCATCGGCTTGGAGCAGGCAACCGACGAGTTCGTCGCGTCGTACAAGGCCAGGCGGTTTCCAACAGGGGCGCCGGTCGCCGACCTTTGTTGCGGCATCGGGGGCGATCTGTTGGCGCTCGCTGCGCGCGGGCCGGTGACGGGCGTCGATCGTGACCCGGCCGTGGCCGTGATCGCCGCAGCGAATGCCAAGGCTGTCTTGCCGCAAGCCACGGTGACGGTCGCAACGACTGACGTCGACAGATTCGATATTCATGAGTTCGCCGCCTGGCATATCGATCCCGATCGCCGCCCCGAAGGGCGGCGCACCACGCGCGTCGACCTGCACGAGCCGGGCCCCGAGGTTATCGATCGGTTGCGCCGCAAATGCGGCGCAGGAAGCATTAAGCTTGCGCCGGCCGCGACGCTGCCCGATGCCTGGCCGGCCGAGGCCGAGCTGGAATGGATCAGTCGTGGCGGCGAGTGCCGGCAACTGGTTTGCTGGTTCGGCTCGCTTGCCCGTGATGTTGGTAGACGTCGAGCCAGCATCATCGATCCGCGCGCCGCGGAAGTGCGCTCGATCACAGGCGCAGGCGACGAGCATCCCCCGAAAGCCGACGCGTTAGGGCAATACCTCTACGAACCGGATGCGGCGGTGCTGGCCGCGGAGCTAACCGCGGACCTGGCCGCGGAGCACGACCTGGCGGCGATCACGTACGGAATCGGCTATCTGACCGGAGATCGCGTGCTCGCCGATCCGGCGCTCGCCGGCTTCGCGATTCACGAGGTATTGCCGCTCGATCGGCGCCGTTTGCGCGCCGTGATGCGCGAGCGCCGCATCGGCCGGTTGGAAATCAAGAAACGCGGTGTCGATATCGATATCGAGAAGCTACGGCAGGAACTAAAACTGTCGGGCGATCACAGCGCAACGTTGGTCCTGTTGCCGCGAGACGGCCATCCGACGGCCATCGTGGCCGAGCGATTATCGTAG
- a CDS encoding glutamine--tRNA ligase/YqeY domain fusion protein — protein MHDKKENAKKPSTPETSDAAIPGSEPERRLNFVEEIVEADLATGKYGGRVHTRFPPEPNGYLHIGHAKSICLNFGLAARYGGKCNLRFDDTNPSKEDVEYVDSIKDSVRWLGFDWEDRLFYASDYFGQLYDWAEQLIQAGKAYVCDLTGDQIREYRGTLTSPGKNSPFRERAIDESLDLFRRMRAGEFRDGSRTLRAKLDMASPNLNMRDPVLYRILHATHHRTGDSWCIYPMYDFTHGQSDSIEEITHSICTLEFENHRPLYDWFLETLSIYRPQQIEFARLNLTYTLMSKRKLLELVEEDRVSGWNDPRMPTLVGLRRRGYTPASIRSFCERIGVAKFNSVIDVQVLENAIREDLNRNAPRVMAVLRPLKVVIDNYPVDQVDELDAINNPEDPSAGTRKVPFTRELYIERDDFREDPPKEFFRLAPGREVRLRYAYLVTCTSVVKDAAGEITELHCTYDPATRGGNTPDGRKVKGTIHWVSASRSLPAEVRVYDHLFTQPDPSDVPTGGDYRDSLNPKSLEVLSECRVEPSLAGAAPESRYQFERQGYFCVDMIDSHPDKLVFNRTVSLKDSWAKIEKGQKKK, from the coding sequence GGCCGCGTCCATACTCGCTTTCCCCCTGAGCCGAACGGTTACCTGCATATCGGGCACGCCAAAAGCATCTGCTTGAACTTTGGGCTGGCCGCGCGGTACGGCGGCAAGTGCAACCTGCGCTTCGACGATACCAATCCCAGCAAGGAAGACGTCGAGTACGTCGATTCGATCAAGGACAGCGTCCGCTGGCTCGGCTTCGATTGGGAAGACCGGCTGTTCTACGCGTCGGACTACTTCGGCCAACTCTACGATTGGGCCGAGCAATTGATTCAGGCCGGCAAGGCCTACGTTTGCGACCTCACGGGCGACCAGATTCGCGAGTACCGCGGTACGCTCACCTCGCCTGGCAAGAACAGCCCCTTCCGCGAGCGTGCGATCGACGAAAGTCTCGACCTGTTCCGCCGCATGCGGGCGGGCGAATTCCGGGACGGCTCGCGCACCCTGCGCGCGAAGCTTGATATGGCGTCTCCGAACTTGAACATGCGCGACCCGGTGCTGTACCGCATCTTGCACGCGACGCATCATCGCACGGGCGACTCATGGTGTATTTACCCCATGTACGACTTCACGCATGGTCAGTCCGATTCGATCGAAGAGATCACCCACTCGATCTGCACGCTGGAGTTCGAGAATCATCGACCGCTCTACGATTGGTTCCTCGAAACCCTGTCGATCTACCGCCCGCAACAGATCGAATTTGCTCGCCTGAATCTGACGTACACGCTGATGAGCAAGCGCAAGCTGCTGGAGCTAGTGGAAGAAGATCGGGTGAGCGGTTGGAATGATCCGCGCATGCCGACGCTGGTCGGTTTGCGGCGGCGCGGCTACACGCCCGCATCGATCCGCAGTTTTTGCGAACGCATTGGCGTGGCGAAGTTCAACAGCGTGATCGACGTGCAGGTGCTGGAGAACGCCATTCGCGAGGACCTGAATCGGAATGCACCGCGTGTGATGGCCGTGCTGCGACCGCTAAAAGTAGTGATCGACAATTATCCTGTCGACCAGGTGGACGAGCTCGACGCGATCAACAATCCCGAGGATCCGTCGGCCGGCACGCGCAAGGTTCCCTTCACGCGCGAGCTGTACATCGAGCGCGATGACTTCCGCGAAGATCCTCCGAAGGAATTCTTCCGCCTGGCCCCCGGACGCGAAGTGCGCTTGCGGTACGCGTATCTGGTCACCTGCACCAGCGTTGTGAAGGATGCGGCCGGTGAAATTACCGAGCTGCATTGCACGTATGATCCGGCCACGCGCGGCGGCAATACGCCTGACGGCCGCAAGGTAAAGGGGACCATTCATTGGGTCTCGGCCTCGCGCTCGCTGCCGGCCGAGGTGCGCGTTTATGACCATTTGTTTACGCAGCCCGACCCCAGCGATGTTCCCACCGGCGGCGACTATCGCGACAGTTTGAACCCCAAGTCGCTGGAAGTACTGAGCGAGTGCCGCGTTGAGCCGTCACTCGCAGGTGCCGCGCCGGAAAGCCGCTACCAGTTCGAGCGGCAAGGCTACTTCTGCGTCGACATGATCGACTCGCACCCGGATAAGCTGGTCTTCAACCGCACGGTGTCGCTGAAGGACTCGTGGGCCAAGATCGAGAAGGGGCAAAAGAAGAAGTAG